Genomic segment of Rhodococcus sp. W8901:
CCGCTCGCGCAGCTCGCGGGCACGGTCGCCGCGGGCCAGGATGATCGCGGCCGCACCGTCGGTGATCGGCGCGCAGTCGTGCGTGCGCAGCGGGTCGGCGACGTACTCGGACGCCAGCAGCGTCTCGATGTCGACGTCACCGGAGATCTGCGCGTTGGGGTTGCTCATGGCCGACGCGCGGTTGCGCTGCGCGACCCGGGCCATGTCCTCGGCGGTCCACTTGCCGGCGTCGAGGCCCAGACGGGCCTGCAGGCCCGCGACCGAGACCGAGTCCGGCCACAGCGGGGTCACGAGGTACGGGTCCATCTGCATGGACAGGATCTGTCGGAGGTTGCCGGCGGACGACTTGCCGAAGCCGTACACGAGGGCGGTCTCGACCTCACCGGTCATCAGTTTGACCCAGGCCTCGTAGAGCGCCCACGCGGCATCCATCTCGACGTGCGACTCGTTGATCGGCGGCACGGCGCCGATCGAGTCGATCGCGGAGATGAACGAGAAGGAGCGGCCGGCCAGGTAGTCGGACGAGCCGGAGCACCAGAAGTCGATGTCGGACTTGGTGATTCCGAGCTCGGAGTACATCTCCTGGAAGCAGGGGACCAACATCTCGACACCGTTGGTGGTGCCGGTGGTCTCGCGCACATGGGGGGCCTGTGCGAAGCCGACGACTGCAATGTCTGTCATGGTTCTCGAGGCTCCTAGAGGTGGTGCTTGTAGGTGTCGTATTCCGCGTCCGGCTCACCGCTGGGGCGGAAGTGGGAGATGTTCTTGAGCGAGTACTCCCACTCCTCCTTCGGCCGCCACACGGCCTCGACGCGCATGCCCATCCGGACCTCGGACGCGTCGACGTCGAGGATCAGGTGCAGGAACGGGATGTCGGCGCCGTCGAGCAGCACGTAGGCCGCGACGTACGGCGGCTTGATCTGCTGGCCCAGGAACGGCACGTTGACGATGCAGAACGTGGTGATGGTGCCCTTGTCGGACACCTCGACCTGTTCCTTGGTGGGGGCGCCGTCGGTCGGGTTGGCACCGCGCGGCGGGACGTACACCTTGCCGTTCGCGTCGGTGCGGCCGCCGATGATCTTGCCCTCCATCAGGCCGCGCAGGTAGTAGGTCTCCTCGAGCGACGCGGTGTGCGTGTAGTGCAGGTCGATCGGGGTGGTGATCATCGTGACCGGCTCGCCGCCGGAACCGGTTGCGGCGGAGTCGGAGTCGCTCTCGCCGGGTTCGAAGCACGCGATGTCCTGGATGCGTCCGCTGCGCTCGTCGGCCCAACGCACCCGCACCCGCATGCCGGTGCTCATCGCGTCGGGGGAGCCGGCGTCGACGGCGTGCAGGATCGAGGTGTCCGCGCCGTCGAGCTTCACCAGGGCCCACGCGAACGGGTGCGTCAGGGGCTGACCCTCGATGGGCTCGGCCATCCACGACCAGCTCACGACGCTGCCGGTGTCGGCGACGTCGACGAAATCGGTCATCGGATCGTGGGTCACCGGGTCGAACTCCGGCGGCGGCACGTGCACGCGGCCGTCGGATCCGCGGGCGCCGATGACCTTTCGGTCTCGAAGCGCTGTCACGAAGGCACCGATGGTCGGGCCCACCGATCGGGTGTAGTCGAATTTCAGATTAAGTGGTGCTCTCAGTGGCTGCTCGGCCACTCCGCTCTTGCTCGCTGTCTTTCCTTGGGTCACGGATTCGAGTAGAACAGGTTCTTATTACTGTGGCAAGAGTCACTGCGGATATGGGAAAACACGGAGGCAGGCAATGAAGCTCGGGTTACAACTCGGATACTGGGGTGCGCAACCGCCGGCCAACGCGCAGGAACTCGTGAACGAGGCCGACGCGTCGGGATTCGACGCCGTGTTCTCCGCCGAATCGTGGGGTAACGACGCCTTCACGCCGCTCGCCTGGTGGGGCTCGAGCACGGAGCGCATCCGGCTCGGAACCTCGGTCGCGCAGATGTCGGCGCGGACGCCGACCAACTGCGCGATGCACGCACTGACGCTCGACCACCTGTCCGGGGGCCGCGCGATCCTCGGACTGGGCGTCTCGGGCCCGCAGGTCGTCGAGGGCTGGTACGGCCAGCCGTTCAAGAAGCCGCTCGCACGCACCCGGGAGTACGTCTCGATCGTGCGTCAGGTCCTCGCGCGTGAGGCCGCGGTACGCAACGACGGGCCGCACTATCCGTTGCCGTACGCCGGTGCCGGCTCGATGGGGCTGGGCAAGCCGCTCAAGCCCATCACCCACCCGCTGCGCGCGGACCTGCCGATCTGGCTCGGTGCCGAGGGGCCCAAGAACGTCGCGATGACCGCCGAGATCGCCGACGGTTGGCTCGCGATCTACTACACGCCGCGACTGGCGCCGATGTACAACGAGTGGCTCGACGAGGGATTCGCGCGGCCCGGTGCTCGGCGCAGCCGTGAGGATTTCGAGGTCGCCGCGACCTGCCAGGTGGTCGTCACCGACGACCGCGCCGCCGAGATCGCGAAGCTCAAGCCGATCACCGCTCTGTACGTCGGCGGGATGGGCGCACCCGAACTGAACTTCCACGCGCAGGTCTACACCCGGATGGGCTACGGCGAGGAGGTCAAGGAGATCGGCAAGCTGTTCCTGTCGGGCCGCAAGGAGGAGGCCGCCTCGATCGTGCCCGACGAGATGGTCACGGACACAATGATCATCGGCAACATCGACGAGGTGCGCACGCAGGTCAAGCAGTGGGAGGACGCGGGTGTGACGATGCTGCTGGTGACCTGCCGCAGCACCTCGCACATGCGTGAGTTGGCTGCCGCGGTCGGCACCGCCTGACAGATCCGGAACGCGAACGGCGCGGGCCGTGAAGGGATTTCCTTCACGGCCCGCGCCGTTTCTACGCTTCCGGGATCAGCGCGGGATCAGCGCGGGGCCATTCGGATGGCGCCGTCGAGGCGGATGACCTCGCCGTTGAGCATCGGGTTGGACACGATGTGTGCGGCGAGTGAGCCGTACTCGGCGGGGTCGCCCAGGCGCGAGGGGTGGGGCACCTGCTGGCCGAGGGAGGCCTGTGCGGCCTCGGGCAGCGAGCCGAGCAGCGGGGTCTTGAACAGGCCGGGTGCGATGGTGACGACGCGGATGAGCAGCGATGCCAGGTCGCGGGCGATGGGCAGGGTCATGCCGACGACGCCGCCCTTGGATGCGGAGTAGGCGGCCTGGCCGATCTGGCCGTCGAATGCGGCGACGGAGGCGGTGTTGATGATGACGCCGCGTTCGCCGTCGATCGGCTCGTTCTGGGCGATGCGCTCGGCGGCCAGGCGCAGCACGTTGAAGGTGCCGACGAGGTTGACGTTGATGATCTTGGTGAAGTCGGCGAGCGGGAATGCGCCCTTCTTGCCGACGGTCTTGATGGCGTTGCCGATGCCGGCGCAGTTGACCGTCACGCGCAGCGGGCCGAGGGACTCGGCGAGGTCGAGGGCGGCGGTGACGGAGGCCTCGTCGGTGACGTCGCCGGCGGCGAAGCGGACGCGGTCGCCGAGTTCCTTGGCGACGGTCTCGCCGTTGGACGAGGGCAGGTCGAGGATGACGACGCTGGCGCCGTCGGCGAGCAGGGCCTTGGCGGTGGCGAGGCCGAGGCCCGAGGCGCCGCCGGTGACGAGGGCGACGCTATCGTTGACGATCATGTGGGTTCCTTCCGGATGTTCTTGTGCTTCAGGGTCGTTCGATGATGGCGCGTTGGCCGTTCCCGCGCCTTCGCGGATGGTCTGCAGACCGTACCGCTCGCCTGCCGCTTCGAGGTGAATGACGAGTGGCGGGTCCCTTTCCCAACAATCTTACTTATCGATCGCTAAGTGTTAGTACCACGGGGGCCGAGGGAGGTCAACGTGTGGGTCAGTGCTGTTCGACCCCGACCATCTTCGACGCGATCGCCGCGTACTTGGCGGCCACGGCCTGGGGTCCCAGTTTTCCCTCGGTGTGGTACCAGCGGGGAATCGCCTGGCACATGCCCAGGATGGCCCGGGTCGTCTCGGCCGGGTCCTCGACGTCGAAAGCGTCCGCGCGGTTTCCGTCCCGGACGATTCCCAGTACAAGGTTCTCGATGCCCTTGCGGACGGTCCGGTAGCGCTCGTAGGCCTCGGGGCGCAGGTAGCGCGCCTCGCCCTCGACGGCCGCCAGTCGCGCCCGATCGGTCATCCGCAGCACGATTGCGGACACCACGTTCTCGAGCCGACGGGCGGGGTCGTCCTCGCCGGCGTCGTCCGCGGCGTGTGCGCGCGTCAGCACGTCCCTGGTGGACAGCTCGGTCAGGGCGACGAGCAGGCCTTCCTTGCTCTCGTAGTGGTAGTACAGCGCCGGCACCGTGACCCCGACCCGGCGGGCGATCTCGCGCACGGATGCGCCGTGGAAGCCCTTCTCGTAGAAGGCATCGAGCGCCGCTGACAGGATCGGCGTGAGCTCCAGCGGCTCGAGGCGCTGCCACTGAGGCTGAGGTGCGTCACCAGCTGTTGTGCCCATCTACGGTCTCACCTGTCGATCGTCGGTCAATGCTCGTCGAGAATACGCACGGTGCGGGTGTCCCGGGGCGCCCCGCCCTGAGCGCCCCGCGGAAGCGGAAGGGTCCCTTCACGCGCTGACAGCGTGTGAAGGGACCCTCCGCTCGAGCGGTGACCGCTTACTTGCCGGTGAAGTTGGGGGAGCGCTTCTCTGCGAAGGAGCGCGGGCCCTCCTTGGCATCGTCGCTCTTGAAGACCGCCATGCCGATCTGGGCCTCGAGCGCGAACGCCTCCTCCTCGTGCATGCCCTCGGTGACCCGGATGGTCTTCAAGATCGCCTGCACCGCGATGGGGCCGTTGGCGGCGATCTGCTCGGCGATCTCGAGTGCCTTGTCGAGGGCCGTGCCGTCGGGGACGACATGGCCGATGAGGCCGAGTTCCTTGGCCTCGGGGGCGGGAACCGTCCGGCCGGTCAGCAGGATCTCCGCGGCGACGGTGTACGGGATCTGGCGCACCAGTCGGACCGCGGATCCGCCGAGCGGGAACAGTCCGAGTCGCGCCTCGGAGACGCCGAACCGCGCGCTCTCGCCGGCGACGCGGATGTCGGTGCCCTGCAGGATCTCGGTGCCGCCGGCGATGGCCGGGCCCTCGACCGCGGCGATGAGCGGCTTGGTGAGGCGGCGGCCTTTCAGCAGTGCCGGCAACCGCGTCACGTCCATCCCGGCGCCGAACTTGTCGCCCGGGGCGTTGCGGTTCATCTCCTTGAGGTCCATTCCGGCGCAGAACGTGCCACCGGCGCCGGTGAGGATCGCGACGCGAATGTCGGGATCGGAGTCGATCCGGTCCCAGGCGTCGGTCATGATCGCCATCATCTCGCCCGAGAGCGCGTTCCGGGCCTCGGGGCGGTTCATCGTCACGATCATGACGTGGCCACGCTTCTCGATGAGGCAGTGGGGCGATTTCGCCGAAACGTCTGTGTTTTCCGTAGTTTCGGTGGACACTGAGGGCTCCCGCTATGTGTGTGAGTTGAGTCTCAAATTGGGTCTTGTCACCGACAGTAACACGTTCTACTTTGTTGACGTGGCCATTAATATCGCAGATCTCGTAGAACACTCGATCGACCTCAACCCGGACCGCCTCGCCCTCGTGGACGCCGACCGTGAGCTGACGTTCGCGCAACTGGAGGAGAAGGCCAACCGTCTGGCCAACTACCTGCGGGATCAGGGCGTCGAGCCGGGTGACAAGGTGGGCATCTACAGCCGGAACACCATCGAGGCCATCGTGTCGATGGTTGCCATCTTCAAGGCCCGCGCGATCATGGTCAACGTCAACTACCGGTACGTCGAGAACGAGTTACAGTACATCTTCGAGAACTCGGACATGGTCGCGCTCATCCACGAGCGCCGCTACAGCGACAAGGTCGCGGGCGTCCTGCCCGAGACCCCTCTCGTCAAGACGGCAATCGTCGTCGAGGACGGCACGGATCTCGACTACTCGTCGTACGGCGGCGTCGAATTCGAGAAGGCGCTGTCCCAGGGTTCGCCCGAGCGCAACTTCGGTGAGCGCAGCCCCGACGACATCTTCATCCTCTACACCGGCGGCACCACCGGCATGCCCAAGGGCGTCATGTGGCGGCACGAGGACTGGTGGCGGGTGCTCGGCGGCGGTGTCAACTTCGTCACCGGTGAGTACCTGCAGGACGAGTGGGAGCTGGCGAAGCTCGGTGCCGCGCACCCCGCGATGGTCCGCTTCCCGATTCCCCCGATGATCCACGGCGGTTCGCAGTCGGCGGTGTTCCACAGCCTGTTCGGTGGCGGCACGCTCGTCATGCACCCGGAGTTCGACGGCCACGAGGTGTGGCAGGTCATCGACCGTCACAAGATCAACCTCATCTTCATCACGGGCGACGCGATGGCGCGTCCCATGATCGACGCGCTCATTGCCGGCAACCCGGAGACCGGTGAGCCGTACGACCTTTCGTCGCTGTACGTAATCGCCAGCAGCGCGGCCCTGTTCTCGCCCGCGCTCAAGGAGCAGTTCCTCGACCTGCTCCCGAACCGTCTGCTCACCGACTCGATCGGCTCCTCGGAGACCGGATTCGGCGGCCTTGCGACCATCACCAAGGGCTTCGAGCACACCGGTGGCCCGCGCGTGAAGATCGACGCGGCCACGGTCGTCATCGACGACGACGGCATCCC
This window contains:
- a CDS encoding TetR/AcrR family transcriptional regulator, coding for MGTTAGDAPQPQWQRLEPLELTPILSAALDAFYEKGFHGASVREIARRVGVTVPALYYHYESKEGLLVALTELSTRDVLTRAHAADDAGEDDPARRLENVVSAIVLRMTDRARLAAVEGEARYLRPEAYERYRTVRKGIENLVLGIVRDGNRADAFDVEDPAETTRAILGMCQAIPRWYHTEGKLGPQAVAAKYAAIASKMVGVEQH
- a CDS encoding Zn-ribbon domain-containing OB-fold protein; protein product: MAEQPLRAPLNLKFDYTRSVGPTIGAFVTALRDRKVIGARGSDGRVHVPPPEFDPVTHDPMTDFVDVADTGSVVSWSWMAEPIEGQPLTHPFAWALVKLDGADTSILHAVDAGSPDAMSTGMRVRVRWADERSGRIQDIACFEPGESDSDSAATGSGGEPVTMITTPIDLHYTHTASLEETYYLRGLMEGKIIGGRTDANGKVYVPPRGANPTDGAPTKEQVEVSDKGTITTFCIVNVPFLGQQIKPPYVAAYVLLDGADIPFLHLILDVDASEVRMGMRVEAVWRPKEEWEYSLKNISHFRPSGEPDAEYDTYKHHL
- a CDS encoding crotonase/enoyl-CoA hydratase family protein, yielding MSTETTENTDVSAKSPHCLIEKRGHVMIVTMNRPEARNALSGEMMAIMTDAWDRIDSDPDIRVAILTGAGGTFCAGMDLKEMNRNAPGDKFGAGMDVTRLPALLKGRRLTKPLIAAVEGPAIAGGTEILQGTDIRVAGESARFGVSEARLGLFPLGGSAVRLVRQIPYTVAAEILLTGRTVPAPEAKELGLIGHVVPDGTALDKALEIAEQIAANGPIAVQAILKTIRVTEGMHEEEAFALEAQIGMAVFKSDDAKEGPRSFAEKRSPNFTGK
- a CDS encoding 3-hydroxyacyl-CoA dehydrogenase, which encodes MIVNDSVALVTGGASGLGLATAKALLADGASVVILDLPSSNGETVAKELGDRVRFAAGDVTDEASVTAALDLAESLGPLRVTVNCAGIGNAIKTVGKKGAFPLADFTKIINVNLVGTFNVLRLAAERIAQNEPIDGERGVIINTASVAAFDGQIGQAAYSASKGGVVGMTLPIARDLASLLIRVVTIAPGLFKTPLLGSLPEAAQASLGQQVPHPSRLGDPAEYGSLAAHIVSNPMLNGEVIRLDGAIRMAPR
- a CDS encoding acyl-CoA synthetase, with the protein product MAINIADLVEHSIDLNPDRLALVDADRELTFAQLEEKANRLANYLRDQGVEPGDKVGIYSRNTIEAIVSMVAIFKARAIMVNVNYRYVENELQYIFENSDMVALIHERRYSDKVAGVLPETPLVKTAIVVEDGTDLDYSSYGGVEFEKALSQGSPERNFGERSPDDIFILYTGGTTGMPKGVMWRHEDWWRVLGGGVNFVTGEYLQDEWELAKLGAAHPAMVRFPIPPMIHGGSQSAVFHSLFGGGTLVMHPEFDGHEVWQVIDRHKINLIFITGDAMARPMIDALIAGNPETGEPYDLSSLYVIASSAALFSPALKEQFLDLLPNRLLTDSIGSSETGFGGLATITKGFEHTGGPRVKIDAATVVIDDDGIPVVPGSGQVGMLARSGHIPLGYYKDEEKTKATFKVLNGTRYSIPGDYATVEEDGTVTMLGRGSVSINSGGEKIYPEEVEGAVKTHPDVFDVLVVGVPDERWGNRVAAVVAPRPGTNPSLNDIVEAARKEIAGYKVPRSLWLVDEIKRSPAGKPDYKWATAETQSRDADDHYTNGKDA
- a CDS encoding thiolase domain-containing protein, whose product is MTDIAVVGFAQAPHVRETTGTTNGVEMLVPCFQEMYSELGITKSDIDFWCSGSSDYLAGRSFSFISAIDSIGAVPPINESHVEMDAAWALYEAWVKLMTGEVETALVYGFGKSSAGNLRQILSMQMDPYLVTPLWPDSVSVAGLQARLGLDAGKWTAEDMARVAQRNRASAMSNPNAQISGDVDIETLLASEYVADPLRTHDCAPITDGAAAIILARGDRARELRERPAWITGIEHRIDSPSLGSRDLTTSPSTAAAARAATGGNVSNLDIAELHAPFTHQEIILREAIGLTDATTVNPSGGPLTGNPMFAGGLERIGYAARQIFSGDAQRVLAHATSGPVLQQNLVAVMEGRN
- a CDS encoding LLM class F420-dependent oxidoreductase, whose amino-acid sequence is MKLGLQLGYWGAQPPANAQELVNEADASGFDAVFSAESWGNDAFTPLAWWGSSTERIRLGTSVAQMSARTPTNCAMHALTLDHLSGGRAILGLGVSGPQVVEGWYGQPFKKPLARTREYVSIVRQVLAREAAVRNDGPHYPLPYAGAGSMGLGKPLKPITHPLRADLPIWLGAEGPKNVAMTAEIADGWLAIYYTPRLAPMYNEWLDEGFARPGARRSREDFEVAATCQVVVTDDRAAEIAKLKPITALYVGGMGAPELNFHAQVYTRMGYGEEVKEIGKLFLSGRKEEAASIVPDEMVTDTMIIGNIDEVRTQVKQWEDAGVTMLLVTCRSTSHMRELAAAVGTA